A window of the Streptomyces griseochromogenes genome harbors these coding sequences:
- a CDS encoding metallophosphoesterase family protein, giving the protein MVKRVAVLSDIHGVLPAVEAVLAEPDVAAADLIVLTGDIACGPQPAAVLDLLTGLGDRAAWVRGNADRELVEYRRGLRTSIPDPIGPSAARGLREDQVGFLEGLPISLTLPVEGLGTVLFCHATPRDDEEVVLVDSPLQRWADVFADVGPEVTTVVCGHTHMPFTRLAAGRLVVNPGSVGMPYGRPGAHWALLGQGVHLRHTLLDVPSASARIIADSSFEQAAEWADHCLNARCTEEEAFAIFGPKNRPPSP; this is encoded by the coding sequence ATGGTGAAGCGCGTAGCAGTCCTCTCCGACATCCACGGTGTGCTGCCCGCCGTGGAGGCGGTCCTCGCGGAACCCGATGTCGCGGCCGCGGACCTGATCGTCCTCACCGGTGACATCGCGTGCGGACCGCAGCCCGCCGCGGTCCTGGACCTGCTGACGGGTCTCGGCGACCGAGCGGCCTGGGTCCGGGGCAATGCGGACCGGGAACTGGTCGAGTACCGGCGCGGGCTGCGGACCTCCATCCCCGACCCCATCGGCCCCTCGGCCGCCCGTGGCCTGCGCGAGGACCAGGTCGGCTTCCTCGAGGGACTGCCGATCTCGCTCACGCTTCCGGTCGAGGGGCTCGGCACGGTGCTGTTCTGCCATGCCACCCCGCGCGACGACGAGGAGGTGGTCCTGGTCGACAGCCCTCTCCAGCGATGGGCGGATGTCTTCGCCGACGTCGGCCCCGAGGTCACGACGGTCGTGTGCGGCCACACCCACATGCCGTTCACCCGCCTCGCGGCCGGCCGCCTCGTCGTGAACCCCGGCAGCGTCGGCATGCCGTACGGCAGACCCGGCGCCCACTGGGCCCTGCTCGGCCAGGGCGTGCACCTGCGTCACACCCTCCTGGACGTACCCTCCGCCTCCGCCCGCATCATCGCGGACTCGTCCTTCGAGCAGGCGGCGGAGTGGGCCGACCACTGCCTGAACGCGCGGTGCACGGAGGAAGAGGCGTTCGCGATCTTCGGCCCGAAGAACAGGCCCCCGAGCCCGTGA
- a CDS encoding alpha/beta hydrolase — protein MHTWSSLRRNRRTRTRTGPRTRNRTRATARVTGALLAAAAMLVSACSSGSSTTSSDGPHEAALAALPRATPAALSSYYAQHLTWRDCGASGFQCATMKAPLDYSKPGAGDIRLAVARKKATGKGEPLGSLLVNPGGPGGSAIAYLQQYAGIGYPTDVRARYNMVAMDPRGVARSEPVECLSGRQMDAYTQTDNTPDDQKETNALVGEFKQFAESCGAHSARLLRHVSTVEAARDMDILRAVLGDPKLNYVGASYGTFLGATYAGLFPDRVGRLVLDGAMDPSLDSRKLNLEQTAGFETAFQAFAKDCVRRAGCPLGGKGATPAQVGDHLKAFFRELDAHPIPAGDPDHRKLGESLATTGVIAAMYDQAAWEQLRDALASAMKHNDGAGLLALSDSYYERDANGHYSNLMMANAAVNCLDLPPAFTGSEQVEKALPEFEKASPVFGAGLAWASLNCAYWPVKALGEPHRIKAKGAAPIVVVGTTRDPATPYPWAKSLAGQLASGRLLTYVGDGHTAYGRGSTCIDSAIDTYLLHGTPPTAGKRCS, from the coding sequence ATGCACACCTGGTCATCCCTCCGCCGGAACCGCCGGACCCGGACCCGAACCGGACCTCGGACCCGAAACCGAACCCGGGCGACGGCGCGCGTCACGGGCGCCCTCCTCGCCGCCGCCGCGATGCTCGTGTCCGCCTGTTCCTCCGGGAGCTCGACCACGTCGTCCGACGGCCCGCATGAGGCGGCACTGGCCGCGCTGCCCCGTGCCACGCCGGCGGCGCTGTCGTCGTACTACGCCCAGCACCTGACGTGGCGCGACTGCGGTGCCTCCGGCTTCCAGTGCGCCACGATGAAGGCTCCGCTGGACTACTCCAAGCCCGGCGCGGGTGACATCCGGCTCGCCGTCGCCCGCAAGAAGGCCACCGGCAAGGGAGAGCCGCTCGGCTCGCTGCTGGTCAACCCGGGCGGCCCCGGCGGCTCGGCGATCGCCTACCTCCAGCAGTACGCGGGCATCGGCTACCCCACCGACGTCCGCGCCCGCTACAACATGGTCGCGATGGACCCGCGGGGCGTCGCCCGCAGCGAGCCCGTCGAATGTCTGAGCGGGCGCCAGATGGACGCCTACACGCAGACGGACAACACCCCCGACGACCAGAAGGAGACGAACGCGCTGGTCGGGGAGTTCAAGCAGTTCGCCGAGAGCTGCGGGGCGCACTCGGCGCGACTGCTGCGGCACGTGTCCACCGTCGAGGCGGCCCGGGACATGGACATCCTGCGGGCCGTGCTGGGCGACCCGAAGCTGAACTATGTGGGCGCGTCGTACGGCACCTTCCTCGGGGCGACGTACGCCGGCCTGTTCCCGGACCGGGTGGGCCGCCTGGTGCTGGACGGGGCGATGGACCCCTCCCTCGACTCCCGCAAGCTGAACCTGGAACAGACGGCCGGCTTCGAGACGGCGTTCCAGGCGTTCGCGAAGGACTGCGTACGGCGGGCCGGCTGCCCGCTCGGCGGCAAGGGCGCCACACCCGCGCAGGTCGGCGACCACCTCAAGGCCTTCTTCCGCGAGCTGGACGCCCACCCCATCCCGGCGGGCGACCCGGACCACCGCAAGCTCGGTGAGTCGCTGGCCACGACCGGGGTGATCGCGGCGATGTACGACCAGGCGGCCTGGGAACAGCTGCGCGACGCGCTGGCCTCGGCGATGAAGCACAACGACGGTGCGGGCCTGCTCGCGCTCTCGGACAGCTACTACGAACGCGACGCGAACGGTCACTACAGCAATCTGATGATGGCCAACGCCGCCGTGAACTGCCTCGACCTGCCTCCCGCCTTCACCGGCTCCGAGCAGGTGGAGAAGGCCCTGCCCGAGTTCGAGAAGGCGTCCCCGGTCTTCGGCGCGGGCCTGGCCTGGGCTTCGCTGAACTGCGCGTACTGGCCGGTCAAGGCCCTGGGGGAGCCGCACCGCATCAAGGCGAAGGGCGCGGCACCCATCGTGGTCGTCGGCACCACCCGCGACCCGGCGACCCCCTACCCCTGGGCGAAGTCCCTCGCCGGCCAGCTCGCCTCGGGCCGCCTGCTGACCTACGTCGGCGACGGCCACACCGCCTACGGCCGCGGCAGCACCTGCATCGACTCGGCGATCGACACCTACCTCCTGCACGGCACCCCGCCGACCGCCGGAAAGCGCTGCTCCTGA
- a CDS encoding alpha/beta hydrolase: MAALGLIAWQVMSYYEIPPFTDKGDPVNYDQARGAQNGKGAKAAQGADSKVLMPTGPRAEFRNVKTLSDGTHVSVVTLDGPKSGFKGKVWVWAPKEYQDAKFAASGFPVMIALPGGPGNDSNYWSVGEFGPDRLSLEKGISKWYEQGRSKPFLLAMPILNPGPDTHGIYWDASDIPDQPKMGTWLTEDVPDLMKANFRTIKDRAGWTYMGSSTGGFASLKAVLKHPDKFKTAIANGPDIVPDSPLWRGHEKEMRENNPKVLAKRLAAAKGPDVYVAFQVGSKENPATINAIKNFMAGYGKGPVHTKLWEIPGGTHNGATYLRQMEEPTRWISEQMEGPTPSS; the protein is encoded by the coding sequence GTGGCCGCGCTCGGACTGATCGCCTGGCAGGTGATGAGCTACTACGAGATCCCGCCGTTCACGGACAAGGGCGATCCCGTCAACTACGACCAGGCCCGCGGTGCGCAGAACGGCAAGGGCGCGAAGGCCGCCCAGGGCGCCGACTCCAAGGTGCTGATGCCCACGGGCCCCAGGGCCGAGTTCAGGAACGTCAAGACCCTGAGCGACGGCACCCACGTCAGCGTCGTCACCCTGGACGGACCGAAGTCCGGGTTCAAGGGCAAGGTGTGGGTCTGGGCGCCCAAGGAGTACCAGGACGCGAAGTTCGCCGCGAGCGGCTTCCCCGTGATGATCGCCCTGCCCGGCGGCCCCGGCAATGACAGCAACTACTGGTCGGTGGGCGAGTTCGGCCCGGACAGGCTCTCGCTGGAGAAGGGCATCTCCAAGTGGTACGAGCAGGGCAGGAGCAAGCCCTTCCTGCTGGCCATGCCGATCCTCAATCCGGGACCGGACACACACGGCATCTACTGGGACGCCAGTGACATCCCCGACCAGCCGAAGATGGGCACCTGGCTGACAGAGGACGTCCCGGACCTGATGAAGGCCAACTTCCGCACGATCAAGGACCGTGCGGGCTGGACCTACATGGGTTCCTCCACCGGCGGCTTCGCGAGCCTGAAGGCCGTCCTGAAGCACCCCGACAAGTTCAAGACCGCCATCGCCAACGGCCCTGACATCGTCCCCGACTCCCCGCTGTGGCGGGGCCACGAGAAGGAGATGCGGGAGAACAACCCCAAGGTGCTGGCCAAGCGACTGGCGGCCGCCAAGGGGCCGGACGTCTACGTCGCGTTCCAGGTCGGCTCGAAGGAGAACCCCGCGACCATCAACGCCATCAAGAACTTCATGGCCGGCTACGGCAAGGGCCCGGTCCACACCAAGCTGTGGGAGATACCCGGCGGCACCCACAACGGCGCCACCTACCTGAGGCAGATGGAGGAGCCCACGCGGTGGATCAGCGAGCAGATGGAGGGCCCCACGCCGTCCTCGTGA
- a CDS encoding ATP-grasp domain-containing protein translates to MSDPRRRLSVLLLDRIGYSFYQDRGGRSFLPEDRYSVRLVTSLDKVGEATGEELESVVAVDVYDNRALADAVHHQAGFKGIRADRLVAITERLLLRAAELRGELGLPGQTVEQALLFRDKVHMKEHLRAHGIRVPEFAPFSEAAARELLSRTTAVVAKPRLGSGARDIFVLREPADVAAFAAGQTDRLGEFEVEEFVDGELFHVDSVVQDSKVLAAVAARYIDKTTSYTELRPCRDVAVGPGPQLDALLEFNQRVLAAHPDFTGVTHHELFVRDGEIVFCEIGARAGGGGVIAGFLSRTGVNLDEAVIRAQVEGTVPVPRPPADHLTGFTVIYADAGVLQRPLTPPDEPWVLECQVLARPGDRLSRPENCNDAVAIVSVRGGSEDEVIRRLDRVGEHMVPVVSPGS, encoded by the coding sequence ATGAGTGATCCACGACGCAGGCTTTCCGTCCTTCTGCTCGACCGGATCGGCTATTCCTTCTACCAGGACAGAGGCGGACGCAGCTTCCTTCCGGAAGACCGCTACTCGGTACGGCTGGTCACCTCCCTCGACAAGGTCGGCGAAGCCACCGGAGAAGAACTGGAATCCGTCGTCGCGGTCGATGTCTACGACAACCGCGCGCTGGCGGACGCGGTCCACCACCAGGCCGGCTTCAAGGGGATCAGAGCCGACCGCCTGGTGGCCATCACCGAACGGCTCCTGCTGCGCGCCGCCGAACTGCGCGGGGAACTCGGCCTGCCGGGCCAGACCGTGGAGCAGGCGCTGCTCTTCCGCGACAAGGTCCACATGAAGGAGCACCTGCGCGCCCACGGCATCCGCGTCCCGGAGTTCGCCCCGTTCAGCGAAGCGGCGGCGCGGGAACTGCTGTCCCGGACCACCGCGGTGGTCGCCAAGCCCCGGCTGGGCAGCGGCGCGCGGGACATCTTCGTCCTGCGCGAGCCGGCCGATGTCGCCGCCTTCGCCGCCGGGCAGACCGACCGCCTCGGCGAATTCGAGGTCGAGGAGTTCGTCGACGGCGAACTCTTCCACGTCGACAGCGTCGTTCAGGACTCCAAGGTGCTCGCGGCCGTCGCCGCCCGGTACATCGACAAGACCACGTCCTACACCGAGCTGCGCCCCTGCCGTGACGTGGCCGTCGGCCCCGGCCCGCAGCTCGACGCGCTGCTGGAGTTCAACCAGCGCGTCCTGGCGGCCCACCCGGACTTCACCGGGGTCACCCACCACGAGTTGTTCGTACGCGACGGCGAGATCGTCTTCTGCGAGATCGGCGCCCGAGCGGGCGGCGGTGGGGTCATCGCCGGCTTCCTCTCCCGGACCGGCGTCAACCTCGACGAGGCCGTCATCCGGGCCCAGGTGGAGGGGACGGTACCCGTACCGCGGCCGCCCGCCGACCACCTCACCGGATTCACCGTCATCTACGCGGACGCCGGCGTTCTCCAGCGGCCCCTGACGCCCCCGGACGAACCCTGGGTGCTGGAGTGCCAGGTGCTCGCCCGGCCCGGCGACCGCCTCTCGCGCCCCGAGAACTGCAACGACGCCGTGGCGATCGTCTCCGTACGCGGTGGCTCCGAGGACGAGGTGATCCGGCGCCTCGACCGGGTGGGCGAGCACATGGTGCCCGTGGTGTCACCCGGCAGTTGA
- a CDS encoding GNAT family N-acetyltransferase: MSEPVIEVLEDVDDAVVEGFRRLLPQLGKEPPELTEEYVRGVVTHPANLVLAARAGQDVVGLLTLVILALPTGTTARFEDVVVDESARGGGIGLALVRRGLDLARSRGARQVDLTSRPSRTAAHRLYEKAGFVRRETHVFRHAPEHAAVLGAPRADTAVAPAQSARGISSNR, encoded by the coding sequence ATGTCGGAGCCGGTCATCGAGGTCCTTGAGGACGTGGACGACGCCGTGGTCGAGGGATTCCGCCGGCTGCTGCCCCAACTGGGCAAGGAGCCGCCCGAGTTGACCGAGGAGTATGTCCGGGGCGTTGTCACCCATCCGGCGAACCTCGTGCTCGCGGCGCGCGCCGGACAGGACGTGGTCGGGCTGCTCACCCTCGTGATCCTCGCCCTGCCGACCGGAACCACCGCCCGGTTCGAGGACGTGGTGGTCGACGAGTCCGCGCGCGGCGGGGGCATCGGTCTCGCGCTCGTACGGCGGGGACTCGACCTGGCTCGCTCCCGCGGGGCCCGCCAGGTCGACCTGACCTCCCGGCCGAGCCGTACGGCCGCTCACCGCCTGTACGAGAAGGCCGGTTTCGTGCGCCGGGAGACCCATGTCTTCCGCCACGCCCCGGAGCACGCCGCAGTACTGGGGGCGCCGCGGGCGGACACGGCCGTGGCGCCCGCTCAGTCCGCCCGCGGGATCAGTTCGAACAGGTAG
- a CDS encoding SAM-dependent methyltransferase has protein sequence MSSPKESSPAPADWVRGPVADLFSSYVATAALSTAHQLGILDQLAEHGQAPFGNGGDDRLSDTVVRSVHRTLHWARVVEIKDDEAVIPGPLFAEAYAARGYFYWLVKGCGELFSIAPDVALTERRTGDFYHRDMRAVAVGSRLIGDEEVEPLFDRILADPPVEKVADLGCGSGQRLIRILGNHPGARGVGVDISTAAVRLATESVESAGLTDRITLLQGDVLALEPHPEFADVDTVTCVFMGHDFWPYDSCVQTLRRLRTAFPAARRLFICDVVRTSDLPGPDTTVFTLGFEAVHALMGDYLPTLDQWHEAFGEAGWECRTVQPTTTPPNGYLFELIPRAD, from the coding sequence ATGTCTTCACCGAAGGAAAGCTCGCCGGCACCGGCCGACTGGGTCCGCGGACCGGTCGCCGATCTCTTCTCGTCCTACGTCGCCACCGCGGCTCTGTCGACCGCCCACCAGCTCGGCATCCTCGACCAGCTCGCCGAGCACGGTCAGGCGCCCTTCGGCAACGGTGGCGACGATCGCCTCTCCGACACCGTGGTCCGCTCCGTGCACCGCACCCTGCACTGGGCGCGGGTCGTCGAGATCAAGGACGATGAGGCGGTCATCCCCGGCCCCCTCTTCGCCGAGGCGTACGCGGCACGCGGCTACTTCTACTGGCTGGTCAAGGGCTGCGGCGAACTCTTCAGCATCGCCCCCGACGTGGCCCTCACGGAGCGCAGGACCGGCGACTTCTACCACCGCGACATGCGGGCGGTGGCCGTCGGCTCCCGGCTGATCGGGGACGAGGAGGTCGAGCCGCTCTTCGACCGTATCCTCGCCGACCCGCCCGTCGAGAAGGTCGCCGACCTCGGCTGCGGCTCCGGGCAGCGGCTCATCCGGATCCTCGGCAACCACCCCGGTGCGCGCGGAGTGGGCGTCGACATCTCCACCGCGGCCGTGCGGCTCGCCACCGAGTCCGTCGAATCCGCCGGCCTCACCGACCGGATCACCCTGCTCCAGGGCGATGTCCTCGCCCTCGAACCGCACCCCGAGTTCGCCGACGTGGATACGGTCACCTGCGTCTTCATGGGGCACGACTTCTGGCCGTACGACAGCTGCGTACAGACCCTGCGCAGGCTGCGCACCGCGTTCCCGGCAGCCCGCCGCCTGTTCATCTGCGACGTCGTACGGACGAGCGACCTGCCCGGCCCGGACACCACCGTCTTCACCCTCGGCTTCGAGGCCGTGCACGCGCTGATGGGCGACTACCTCCCCACCCTGGACCAGTGGCACGAGGCGTTCGGTGAGGCCGGATGGGAGTGCCGGACCGTCCAGCCGACCACCACTCCGCCCAACGGCTACCTGTTCGAACTGATCCCGCGGGCGGACTGA
- the tmk gene encoding dTMP kinase, translating into MTRAEQPTAPTTAPDDTLVADSRERAVRALLRRPQVRRLWSAQLVSGVGDTLALLVLVLLVLQASIVEGSFGGGYRGVAFAVATVFAVRILATLLFGAVLLGPLTTLTAQEGPLDRRWTMVGADGLRAVLLIIAPLWIDWTPDNALAVLLVTAFVTGVAERLWTVCRESAAPALLPAPPLEGATVRPLPDHMDALRRLALRTSFLAIPLAAASLVVAALLNNLLGTGVAWFDQHQAALGSYVAAGLFAASLSVLTFLELPDTRTPRARSPLEGLRRPRTGTGVDKGRTGAIPLLVPACAAVAGAIAAAVAVCVLHAKDLGGGPVLYGLLVLGLTGGVAVGIRTAPSVLPSLSRRRLLALSIAFTGIALLVAGLVPDVTTVLLIVTLAGVSAGAAANTGHALLDQETEEYRRPRVTEHLHAVVRVFIALGVLIAPVVAGLIGRHRLENGRFVFAHGGASFTLMLVGALLLPVAALVLAKVDDRSGIPLRQDLKDALLGGDDPVEASAAGGFFIALEGGDGAGKSTQAEALAEWIRAKGHEVVLTREPGATPVGKRLRSILLDVSSAGLSHRAEALLYAADRAEHVDTVVRPALERGAVVISDRYIDSSVAYQGGGRDLSPTEIARINRWATNGLVPHLTVLLDVSPETARERFTEAPDRLESEPAEFHARVRAGFLTLAASDPGRYLVVDAGQEPEAVTTVVRHRLDTVLPLSEAEIKAQEEARRKAEEEARRKAEEEAARKAEEERLERERQEQLAKLRAEEEERKRRELEEAQRREAERQAEEARQRAEEAQRRAEEERQRLLAEEKARAEEEARRRAEEERRRKQAEEEARLRAEEEARQARLRAEAEAERLEKQRKAEEALLRAEAARREAAEAATTADAAARRPSTPRPTVPGVTDAATPAVSRGAEETVPTPVVSAGTEETTVLRPVREERDGETRKARSAPDSEVTAELPQPPVASGAADETAVLPPVTPGAADETAVLPPVTPGAADETAVLPPVSADETAVLPPVRGDDPARRVPRGLFRDERPVAGPDGSESRTREMPQVDAEGAPRRRPRPDWAEETPLDDLPTLADELLGTYDERGDGDAGEDQGRRGRGRGRRG; encoded by the coding sequence GGCGACCGTTTTCGCCGTGCGCATCCTCGCCACCCTGCTCTTCGGCGCCGTCCTCCTCGGCCCGCTGACCACGCTCACGGCCCAGGAGGGCCCGCTCGACCGCCGCTGGACCATGGTCGGCGCCGACGGCCTGCGTGCCGTACTGCTGATCATCGCGCCCCTGTGGATCGACTGGACCCCGGACAACGCGCTCGCGGTCCTGCTGGTCACCGCCTTCGTCACCGGCGTCGCCGAGCGGCTGTGGACGGTGTGCCGCGAGAGCGCGGCGCCCGCCCTGCTGCCCGCCCCGCCCCTGGAGGGGGCCACCGTACGGCCGCTGCCGGACCACATGGACGCCCTGCGCCGCCTCGCGCTGCGCACCAGCTTCCTGGCGATCCCGCTGGCCGCCGCCTCCCTGGTCGTGGCCGCCCTGCTCAACAATCTGCTGGGCACCGGGGTGGCCTGGTTCGACCAGCACCAGGCGGCCCTCGGGTCCTACGTCGCGGCCGGACTGTTCGCCGCGTCCCTGTCCGTGCTGACCTTCCTGGAGCTGCCCGACACGCGTACCCCGCGCGCGCGGTCCCCGCTGGAGGGCCTGCGCCGCCCGCGCACCGGCACGGGGGTGGACAAGGGCCGTACGGGCGCCATCCCGCTGCTCGTGCCGGCCTGCGCCGCCGTCGCCGGGGCCATCGCCGCCGCGGTCGCGGTCTGTGTCCTGCACGCCAAGGACCTGGGCGGCGGCCCGGTCCTGTACGGCCTGCTGGTGCTGGGCCTGACCGGCGGCGTCGCCGTCGGCATCCGTACGGCGCCCTCGGTGCTGCCCTCGCTCTCGCGCCGCCGGCTCCTCGCCCTGTCCATCGCCTTCACCGGCATCGCCCTGCTGGTCGCCGGACTCGTCCCGGACGTCACCACCGTGCTGCTGATCGTCACGCTGGCCGGCGTCTCCGCGGGCGCGGCCGCGAACACCGGGCACGCGCTGCTCGACCAGGAGACCGAGGAATACCGCAGGCCGCGCGTCACCGAGCACCTGCACGCGGTGGTCCGGGTCTTCATCGCCCTCGGCGTCCTGATCGCGCCCGTGGTCGCCGGGCTCATCGGCCGGCACCGGCTGGAGAACGGCCGGTTCGTCTTCGCGCACGGCGGCGCCTCGTTCACGCTGATGCTGGTCGGCGCGCTGCTGCTGCCGGTGGCCGCGCTGGTGCTCGCCAAGGTCGACGACCGCTCCGGCATCCCGCTCCGGCAGGACCTCAAGGACGCGCTGCTCGGCGGCGACGACCCCGTCGAGGCGTCCGCGGCCGGCGGATTCTTCATCGCCCTGGAGGGCGGTGACGGCGCCGGCAAGTCCACCCAGGCCGAGGCCCTCGCGGAGTGGATCCGCGCCAAGGGCCACGAGGTCGTGCTCACCCGTGAGCCGGGAGCCACGCCCGTGGGCAAGCGGCTGCGTTCGATCCTGCTGGACGTGTCCTCGGCGGGCCTGTCGCACCGCGCGGAGGCGCTGCTGTACGCGGCCGACCGGGCCGAGCACGTCGACACCGTCGTACGGCCAGCCCTGGAGCGCGGCGCGGTCGTCATCTCGGACCGCTACATCGACTCGTCCGTCGCCTACCAGGGCGGCGGCCGTGACCTGTCCCCGACCGAGATCGCCCGCATCAACCGCTGGGCCACCAACGGGCTCGTCCCGCACCTCACCGTCCTGCTGGACGTCTCGCCGGAGACCGCCCGCGAGCGGTTCACCGAGGCACCGGACCGGCTGGAGTCGGAGCCGGCCGAGTTCCACGCGCGCGTGCGGGCCGGTTTCCTCACGCTCGCCGCGTCCGACCCCGGCCGCTACCTGGTCGTGGACGCCGGGCAGGAGCCCGAGGCCGTCACCACCGTCGTCCGGCACCGGCTCGACACCGTGCTGCCGCTGTCCGAGGCCGAGATCAAGGCCCAGGAGGAGGCGCGCAGGAAGGCCGAGGAGGAGGCCCGCCGCAAGGCCGAGGAAGAGGCCGCGCGCAAGGCCGAGGAGGAGCGCCTGGAGCGCGAGCGCCAGGAGCAGCTCGCCAAGCTGCGCGCCGAGGAGGAGGAGCGCAAGCGCCGCGAGCTGGAGGAGGCGCAGCGCCGCGAGGCCGAACGGCAGGCGGAGGAGGCCCGGCAGCGGGCCGAGGAAGCACAGCGCCGGGCGGAGGAGGAGCGGCAGCGGCTGCTCGCGGAGGAGAAGGCCCGCGCCGAGGAGGAGGCCCGTCGCAGGGCCGAGGAGGAGCGGCGCCGCAAGCAGGCCGAGGAGGAGGCCAGGCTGCGCGCCGAGGAAGAGGCGCGGCAGGCCCGGCTGCGCGCCGAGGCCGAGGCGGAGCGCCTGGAGAAGCAGCGGAAGGCCGAGGAGGCCCTGTTGCGCGCGGAGGCGGCCCGCCGCGAGGCGGCCGAGGCCGCGACGACGGCCGACGCGGCGGCCCGCCGGCCCAGCACCCCGCGGCCGACCGTGCCCGGCGTGACGGACGCGGCGACCCCGGCGGTGTCGCGGGGTGCGGAGGAGACGGTTCCGACGCCGGTCGTGTCTGCGGGTACGGAGGAGACGACGGTCCTGCGGCCGGTGCGCGAGGAGCGGGACGGAGAGACCCGGAAGGCTCGGTCCGCCCCGGACTCCGAGGTGACGGCCGAACTGCCGCAGCCGCCGGTCGCCTCCGGCGCGGCGGACGAGACGGCCGTGCTTCCGCCGGTGACTCCCGGTGCGGCGGATGAGACGGCCGTGCTTCCGCCGGTGACTCCCGGCGCTGCCGACGAGACGGCGGTGCTGCCTCCCGTGTCCGCCGACGAGACCGCCGTACTGCCGCCCGTACGGGGTGACGACCCGGCGCGGCGGGTTCCGCGCGGCCTCTTCCGTGACGAGCGGCCCGTGGCGGGCCCGGACGGCTCCGAGAGCCGCACCCGCGAGATGCCCCAGGTCGACGCCGAGGGCGCACCCCGCCGCCGGCCGCGTCCCGACTGGGCCGAGGAGACCCCGCTGGACGATCTGCCGACGCTGGCGGACGAACTGCTCGGGACGTACGACGAGCGGGGGGACGGCGATGCCGGCGAGGACCAGGGCCGCCGGGGCCGGGGCCGTGGCCGCCGTGGCTGA
- a CDS encoding DNA polymerase III subunit delta', which produces MTVWDDLVGQEKVSAVLDAAARDADALVTAAAADAPLPEASKMTHAWLFTGPPGAGRNQAARAFAAALQCVSPDRALGGSPGCGFCDGCHTALLGTHADVTTVAAVGSEILVKDMRDTVRKSFTSPANGRWQIILVEDAERLNEKSANAVLKAVEEPAPRTVWLLCAPSIEDVLPTIRSRCRHLNLQTPSVDAVADMLVRRDGIEPGVALAAARATQGHVDRARRLATDPAARERRAAVLKLPLRLDEVGACLRAAQELVDAAAADAKQLAEEMDGKEAEELKTALGAAQGGRLPRGTAGVMKDLEDMQKRRRTRTQRDSLDVALGDLTGFYRDVLALQLGSRVAIANGDAEDALDRLAQGSSPESTLRRIEAIAACREALDRNVAPLLAVEAMTMALRAG; this is translated from the coding sequence ATGACCGTGTGGGACGACCTCGTCGGGCAGGAGAAGGTGAGCGCGGTGCTCGACGCCGCCGCGCGGGACGCCGACGCCCTGGTCACCGCCGCCGCGGCGGACGCGCCGCTGCCGGAGGCGTCGAAGATGACCCACGCCTGGCTGTTCACGGGCCCGCCCGGAGCGGGCCGGAACCAGGCGGCGCGGGCCTTCGCCGCGGCGCTGCAGTGCGTGAGCCCCGACCGCGCCCTCGGCGGATCCCCCGGCTGCGGCTTCTGCGACGGCTGTCACACCGCGCTGCTCGGCACCCATGCGGACGTCACCACGGTCGCCGCCGTGGGCTCCGAGATCCTGGTGAAGGACATGCGGGACACGGTCCGCAAGTCGTTCACCTCCCCGGCGAACGGCCGCTGGCAGATCATCCTGGTCGAGGACGCCGAGCGGCTGAACGAGAAGTCGGCCAACGCCGTCCTCAAGGCCGTGGAGGAGCCCGCCCCCCGTACGGTCTGGCTGCTGTGCGCCCCCTCCATCGAGGACGTCCTGCCGACCATCCGCTCCCGCTGCCGCCATCTGAACCTGCAGACGCCCTCGGTCGACGCGGTCGCCGACATGCTCGTACGGCGTGACGGCATCGAGCCCGGGGTCGCCCTGGCCGCCGCCCGCGCCACCCAGGGCCATGTCGACCGGGCCCGCCGTCTGGCCACCGATCCGGCGGCCCGCGAGCGCCGCGCCGCCGTGCTCAAGCTCCCGCTGCGCCTGGACGAGGTCGGCGCCTGCCTCAGAGCCGCCCAGGAACTGGTCGACGCGGCCGCCGCGGACGCCAAGCAGCTCGCCGAGGAGATGGACGGCAAGGAGGCCGAGGAGCTGAAGACGGCGCTGGGCGCGGCCCAGGGCGGCCGGCTGCCGCGCGGTACGGCGGGCGTGATGAAGGACCTCGAGGACATGCAGAAGCGCCGCAGAACCCGCACGCAGCGCGACAGCCTCGATGTCGCCCTCGGTGACCTGACCGGTTTCTACCGCGACGTCCTCGCCCTCCAGCTCGGCTCCCGGGTCGCGATCGCCAACGGGGACGCCGAGGACGCCCTGGACCGGCTGGCGCAGGGCAGCAGCCCGGAGTCCACGCTGCGCCGCATCGAGGCGATCGCCGCCTGCCGGGAGGCGCTGGACCGCAACGTGGCCCCGCTGCTGGCGGTGGAGGCGATGACGATGGCCCTGCGGGCGGGGTGA